A portion of the Chondrinema litorale genome contains these proteins:
- a CDS encoding L-threonylcarbamoyladenylate synthase, producing the protein MAEFIKLYPENPQEHLVKKVADIIRDGGLVIYPTDTVYGIGCDLYNQKAIQRLCILKNIKPNKLNLSFICYDLSDISLYAKRIDNTVFKVMKKALPGPFTFILEASSKVPKILNVKKPQVGIRVPDNNIPRQIVKELGNPIITTSIRDDDDVIEYSTDPELIFEKFEKLVDVIIDGGYGGNTPSTVINCIDESFEIIRQGLGELDDYL; encoded by the coding sequence ATGGCAGAATTCATAAAGTTATATCCTGAAAACCCTCAGGAACATCTTGTAAAGAAAGTAGCAGATATCATAAGAGATGGAGGATTAGTAATTTATCCGACAGATACAGTATATGGTATTGGTTGTGATTTGTATAATCAAAAAGCAATTCAAAGACTTTGTATTCTAAAAAACATAAAACCTAATAAATTGAATTTATCATTCATTTGCTATGACTTAAGCGACATTAGTCTTTATGCAAAAAGAATAGATAATACTGTATTTAAGGTAATGAAAAAAGCCTTACCAGGCCCATTTACATTTATTTTGGAAGCAAGTAGCAAAGTTCCCAAGATTTTAAATGTGAAAAAACCTCAGGTAGGAATAAGAGTTCCAGATAATAATATTCCGAGGCAAATAGTAAAAGAGCTTGGCAATCCTATTATTACAACTTCAATTAGAGATGATGATGATGTAATTGAATACAGTACTGATCCAGAATTAATATTTGAAAAATTCGAGAAACTAGTAGATGTGATAATTGATGGTGGATATGGAGGAAACACTCCTTCTACAGTGATAAATTGTATTGATGAATCATTTGAAATAATCAGACAAGGATTAGGTGAATTAGACGATTATCTATAA
- a CDS encoding UDP-glucose dehydrogenase family protein gives MNIAVVGTGYVGLVTGTCLAETGNNVICVDIDEKKVEKMRNGIVPIYEPHLDVFFERNIKAGRLSFTTNLEEAVDHATIIFLALPTPPGEDGSADLSYILGVADSLGKIMKEYKVIVDKSTVPVGTADKVSAKISENATVDFDVVSNPEFLREGFAVDDFMKPDRIVIGCSSDKGQALMNALYKPYVRQGNPIIFMDEKSAELTKYAANSFLATKITFMNEIANFCEKVGADVDKVRIGIGTDTRIGKRFLFPGIGYGGSCFPKDVQALAKSGKEYGYEFNILDSVMSINEKQKTIIVPKIKDYFKNELKGVKLALWGLAFKPDTDDIREAPALYIINELVEAGAIIKAYDPEAMENVENLVGDKISFAKDQYDAIEDADALIIATEWSVFRNPDFEKVSSLLKSKVIFDGRNLYDLDEMKEKGYYYSSIGRDVIS, from the coding sequence ATGAACATAGCAGTAGTAGGAACAGGTTATGTAGGTTTGGTGACAGGTACGTGCCTTGCCGAAACAGGTAATAATGTTATTTGCGTTGACATTGATGAGAAAAAGGTTGAAAAAATGCGCAATGGAATTGTCCCTATTTATGAACCTCACCTAGACGTATTTTTCGAAAGAAATATTAAAGCAGGAAGGTTAAGCTTTACTACAAACTTGGAAGAAGCAGTTGATCATGCAACTATTATCTTCTTAGCCCTTCCAACACCTCCAGGAGAAGATGGTTCTGCTGATTTATCTTACATTTTAGGTGTAGCTGATTCATTAGGCAAAATCATGAAGGAATATAAAGTGATTGTTGATAAAAGTACAGTTCCTGTTGGTACAGCAGATAAAGTCTCAGCTAAAATCTCAGAAAATGCTACTGTTGATTTTGATGTAGTTTCCAATCCAGAGTTTTTAAGAGAAGGATTTGCTGTTGATGATTTCATGAAACCTGACAGAATTGTAATAGGATGTAGTTCTGATAAAGGTCAGGCTTTAATGAATGCCTTATACAAACCATATGTTCGTCAAGGTAACCCGATTATCTTTATGGATGAGAAATCTGCAGAGCTTACTAAATATGCTGCAAACTCATTCTTAGCAACAAAAATTACTTTTATGAACGAGATCGCCAACTTCTGTGAAAAAGTAGGGGCAGATGTTGATAAAGTAAGAATAGGTATAGGTACTGATACTAGAATTGGTAAGCGTTTCTTATTCCCAGGTATTGGTTATGGCGGTAGCTGTTTCCCAAAAGATGTTCAAGCCCTTGCTAAATCTGGTAAAGAGTATGGCTATGAATTTAATATTTTAGACTCTGTAATGAGCATTAATGAGAAACAAAAAACCATTATTGTTCCTAAGATTAAAGATTACTTTAAAAATGAGCTTAAAGGAGTTAAGCTTGCATTATGGGGATTAGCATTTAAACCTGATACTGACGATATTAGAGAAGCTCCTGCACTTTATATAATTAATGAATTAGTTGAAGCAGGTGCTATTATTAAAGCTTATGATCCAGAAGCAATGGAAAATGTTGAAAACCTAGTTGGAGATAAAATTTCTTTTGCAAAAGATCAATACGACGCAATTGAAGATGCAGATGCTTTGATTATTGCTACAGAATGGTCTGTATTTAGAAATCCAGATTTTGAGAAAGTTTCTAGCTTATTAAAATCAAAAGTAATTTTTGATGGTAGAAACTTATATGATTTGGACGAAATGAAAGAAAAAGGATATTACTACTCAAGCATAGGTAGAGATGTAATTTCTTAA
- a CDS encoding UDP-glucuronic acid decarboxylase family protein produces the protein MKRVLITGAAGFLGSHLCDKFIDNGYEVVGMDNLITGNLENIEHLFPNKHFEFYHHDVSKFVHVSGQIDYILHFASPASPIDYLKIPIQTLKVGSLGTHNLLGFAKAKNARILVASTSEIYGDPDVHPQKEEYWGNVNSVGPRGVYDEAKRFQEAITMAYHTYHGLETRMVRIFNTYGPRMRLDDGRALPAFMSQALEGNDLTVFGDGSQTRSFCYVDDLIEGIYRLLLSDYASPVNIGNPSEITIKDFAEEIIKLTGTENKVIYKPLPKDDPKQRCPDITKAKEILGWEPKVDRAEGLKRTYEFFKQKLNK, from the coding sequence ATGAAAAGAGTTTTAATTACGGGAGCTGCAGGTTTTTTAGGCTCCCACCTTTGCGATAAATTTATTGATAATGGTTATGAAGTTGTTGGAATGGACAACTTAATAACTGGAAATTTGGAAAATATAGAACATCTATTTCCAAATAAGCATTTTGAATTTTATCATCATGATGTATCGAAATTTGTTCATGTTTCTGGACAAATAGATTACATCTTACACTTTGCTTCTCCAGCAAGCCCAATAGATTATTTAAAGATTCCTATACAAACACTTAAAGTTGGATCTTTAGGAACACACAACTTATTAGGTTTTGCTAAAGCTAAGAATGCTAGAATACTTGTTGCTTCTACTTCAGAGATTTATGGTGATCCTGATGTGCATCCTCAAAAAGAAGAATATTGGGGTAATGTAAACTCAGTTGGTCCAAGAGGTGTATATGATGAAGCAAAAAGATTCCAAGAAGCTATTACGATGGCTTATCATACCTACCATGGTCTTGAAACAAGAATGGTTAGAATCTTTAATACTTATGGTCCTAGAATGAGATTAGACGACGGAAGAGCACTTCCTGCTTTCATGAGTCAGGCTTTAGAAGGTAATGACCTTACAGTATTTGGTGATGGTAGCCAAACTCGTTCATTCTGCTATGTTGATGACTTAATTGAAGGTATTTACAGACTATTATTGAGTGATTATGCATCACCTGTGAATATTGGAAATCCAAGTGAGATCACCATTAAAGATTTTGCTGAAGAGATTATCAAACTAACAGGCACTGAAAATAAAGTTATTTATAAGCCTCTACCAAAAGATGATCCTAAGCAGAGATGCCCAGACATCACAAAAGCAAAAGAGATTTTAGGTTGGGAGCCTAAAGTTGACAGAGCAGAAGGCTTAAAACGTACATACGAATTCTTTAAACAAAAATTAAATAAATAG
- a CDS encoding phospho-sugar mutase encodes MLDASLEAKIDTWLNGNYDSDTKDRIRDLKQNNEDEIIDSFYKSLEFGTGGLRGLMGVGTNRMNKYTVGSATQGLANYLLKSFEGEEVKVAVAHDSRNNSSYFAKVVAEVFAANGIKVYLFDELRPTPELSFAIRYLKCQSGIVITASHNPKEYNGYKAYWNDGGQVVPPHDKNIIAEVNAINSVDEIKFEGGEGLIESIGADIDKAYLETLHSLSLSPEAIKDQEDLKIVYTSIHGTGITLVPAVLEKFGFKNVNIVEEQKEPNGNFPTVVYPNPEEAEALSIALKKAEEIDADILLGTDPDSDRVGIAVKNNHGKFQLLNGNQTGTLLFDYLINVRKEKGINTPNDFIAKTIVTTDLIDAIAEKNGMKCFNTLTGFKYIAEVIKANEGELNFVAGAEESYGYLIGDAVRDKDAIGSVALICELVAYAKYKGKSLFDRLAEIYKEYGFYKESLISITKKGKKGAEEIAEMMKSLRTNPPSEINGSKLVLLLDYQSLTATSFPEKKEDVLDFPKSNVLQFITEDGSKISARPSGTEPKIKFYFSVNTPLENTADYDAVSDKLDEKIRRIIESMNLK; translated from the coding sequence ATGTTAGATGCTAGTCTAGAAGCCAAGATTGACACTTGGTTAAATGGAAATTACGATTCAGACACAAAAGATAGAATTCGTGATTTGAAGCAAAATAATGAAGATGAAATAATAGATTCATTTTATAAAAGTCTTGAGTTTGGTACTGGAGGTTTAAGAGGTTTAATGGGAGTAGGTACCAATAGAATGAATAAATATACTGTAGGATCAGCTACTCAAGGATTAGCGAATTATCTTCTAAAAAGTTTTGAGGGAGAGGAAGTAAAAGTGGCCGTAGCTCATGATAGCAGAAATAATAGTAGTTATTTTGCTAAAGTTGTTGCAGAAGTTTTTGCGGCTAATGGCATTAAGGTTTATTTGTTTGATGAGTTAAGGCCAACTCCAGAATTATCTTTTGCAATAAGATATTTAAAATGTCAAAGTGGTATAGTAATTACTGCATCACACAACCCTAAGGAATATAATGGGTATAAAGCCTATTGGAATGATGGTGGGCAGGTAGTACCTCCACACGATAAAAATATTATAGCAGAAGTAAATGCAATTAATTCTGTTGACGAAATAAAATTTGAAGGTGGTGAAGGTTTAATTGAATCTATAGGTGCAGATATTGATAAAGCGTATCTTGAAACGCTTCACAGTTTATCCCTTTCTCCAGAGGCCATAAAAGATCAAGAAGATTTAAAAATTGTATATACATCAATTCATGGTACTGGTATTACACTTGTTCCTGCTGTATTAGAAAAGTTTGGTTTTAAAAATGTTAATATTGTTGAGGAGCAAAAGGAGCCTAATGGCAATTTCCCGACAGTAGTTTATCCAAATCCGGAAGAAGCTGAAGCTTTAAGTATCGCTTTAAAGAAAGCTGAAGAAATTGATGCAGATATATTATTAGGAACTGATCCCGACTCAGATCGTGTTGGTATTGCTGTAAAAAATAATCATGGTAAATTTCAGCTTTTAAATGGTAACCAAACAGGTACTTTACTTTTCGATTATTTGATTAATGTAAGAAAAGAGAAAGGTATTAATACACCGAATGACTTTATAGCTAAAACAATTGTAACTACAGACCTTATAGATGCAATAGCTGAAAAGAATGGGATGAAATGTTTTAATACTCTTACAGGCTTTAAATACATAGCTGAGGTAATTAAGGCTAATGAAGGTGAATTAAACTTTGTAGCTGGTGCTGAAGAAAGTTATGGCTATTTAATTGGTGATGCTGTAAGAGATAAAGATGCTATTGGTTCTGTTGCGTTAATTTGTGAATTAGTTGCTTATGCTAAATATAAAGGTAAATCATTGTTTGACAGACTTGCAGAGATTTATAAAGAATATGGCTTTTATAAGGAGAGTTTGATATCTATTACCAAAAAAGGTAAGAAAGGTGCAGAAGAAATTGCTGAGATGATGAAGAGTTTAAGAACAAATCCACCAAGTGAAATAAATGGATCTAAGCTAGTATTATTATTAGATTATCAATCTCTTACTGCTACTTCATTCCCAGAAAAGAAAGAAGATGTATTAGATTTCCCTAAATCGAATGTTCTTCAATTTATTACAGAAGATGGAAGTAAGATCTCTGCTAGACCTTCTGGTACTGAGCCTAAAATCAAGTTTTATTTTAGTGTAAATACACCATTAGAGAATACAGCTGATTATGATGCTGTTTCTGATAAGCTTGATGAGAAAATTAGAAGAATAATTGAAAGTATGAATTTAAAATAA
- a CDS encoding DUF4231 domain-containing protein, with the protein MNIQEYIESRLESQRKWYEQKANISKKSFMNYQKIIITLGAVIPVNVILFTLVPENIKAFEGLLNAIISCIIAIVAGFDKLSQPQTNWFNYRANEEVLKKEKHLFEFKAGPYRDIDSEEEMKKLLVERVESVISADISRFVQTQKTKDEKNKKIEIEESVIISDTRKETVPEKEK; encoded by the coding sequence ATGAACATTCAGGAATACATAGAATCTCGCCTTGAATCGCAAAGAAAATGGTATGAGCAAAAGGCTAATATCAGTAAAAAAAGCTTTATGAATTATCAAAAGATAATCATAACTCTAGGTGCTGTTATTCCTGTTAATGTAATTCTTTTTACACTTGTTCCTGAAAACATAAAAGCTTTTGAAGGCTTACTAAATGCAATTATTTCTTGTATAATAGCAATTGTTGCTGGTTTTGATAAATTAAGCCAACCACAAACAAACTGGTTTAATTACAGAGCAAATGAAGAGGTTTTAAAAAAAGAAAAACATCTTTTTGAATTTAAAGCAGGACCTTATCGTGATATAGACTCTGAGGAAGAAATGAAGAAACTTTTAGTTGAAAGGGTTGAAAGTGTTATTTCTGCAGATATTTCGAGATTTGTTCAAACTCAGAAAACTAAAGATGAAAAAAATAAAAAAATCGAAATTGAGGAAAGCGTTATAATTTCAGATACTAGAAAAGAAACTGTACCAGAGAAAGAAAAATAA
- a CDS encoding sigma-70 family RNA polymerase sigma factor — MRQLKITQSITNRRESESLEKYFQEINKIDLLLPDEEISLVKRIKEGDQRALEKLIKANLRFVVSVAKQYQNQSLSLNDLINEGNIGLVKAAHKFDETRGFKFISYAVWWIRQSVMQALSENSRIVKIPVSLSGTISKIKKVSSGLEQKYEREPTDDELADALEMTTKEINGALNSASRQVSFDAPIGGDDDSSSLLDVIENENAPKVDANLSDIESLKVEIERTLNSLSYREQEVIKMTFGIGGKEQMTLQEIGEYLGLTRERVRQIKEKGIRKLRYTSRSKLLAQFLE; from the coding sequence ATGCGGCAGTTAAAAATTACCCAAAGTATTACTAACAGAAGAGAAAGCGAGTCTCTCGAAAAATATTTTCAGGAAATCAATAAAATTGATCTCTTGCTGCCAGATGAAGAAATTTCTTTAGTAAAAAGAATTAAGGAGGGAGACCAAAGAGCACTCGAAAAATTAATCAAAGCTAATTTACGATTTGTAGTTTCAGTTGCTAAACAATACCAAAACCAAAGTCTATCATTAAATGACTTGATTAATGAAGGTAATATAGGTCTAGTAAAAGCTGCACACAAATTTGATGAAACAAGAGGCTTTAAATTTATCTCTTATGCTGTTTGGTGGATTAGACAATCTGTTATGCAGGCTCTTTCTGAAAATTCTCGAATTGTAAAAATTCCTGTAAGCTTATCTGGTACAATCTCTAAAATTAAGAAGGTTTCTTCTGGTCTTGAACAAAAGTATGAGAGAGAACCTACCGACGATGAACTTGCTGATGCTTTAGAAATGACTACTAAAGAAATTAATGGTGCATTAAATTCTGCATCTAGACAAGTTTCTTTTGATGCTCCAATTGGAGGAGATGACGATAGTAGTTCTCTACTCGATGTAATAGAGAATGAAAATGCTCCTAAAGTAGATGCCAATTTAAGCGATATTGAATCACTTAAAGTAGAAATTGAAAGAACACTTAACTCTCTTTCTTATAGAGAACAAGAAGTGATTAAAATGACCTTTGGCATTGGTGGCAAAGAACAAATGACTCTTCAGGAAATTGGTGAATACCTTGGCCTAACTCGTGAAAGAGTAAGACAGATTAAAGAAAAAGGAATACGAAAATTAAGATATACTTCAAGAAGTAAATTGCTCGCTCAGTTTTTAGAGTAG
- a CDS encoding transposase, which produces MRDQQLFQPQDYLTPKWYLFKSSKLGNVYDSIPWEQLSACLPKKNKGPGAPSWFSPQGMFGLMFLKAYLNLSDEKLIARFNTDWSLQLFCNKLLQDHQKIKDKAILSRIRTYMADHTDWQQLQEVLLQHWKTDMHNTHVLLMDATCYESYIRFPTDVKLLWESCQWVFEKQLYRYCKILGVKRPGSKYIDQKRMQMSYDRSRKKTYKAGRKRKKSLIYLLSKGLGQLQCLLNENPQIQLHLHERTYLKTIKKIIEQQQFLQQHPAKELKNRIVSLPKAYVRPIVRGKEAKRVEFGMKAHLLQVDGICFIDTMEFRAFNESTRLKLSSLKHRSIFGSLHQLGADRIYATNKNRKYLTEKKIFTCFPKKGPKVNNPAESQLRSLISSQRATVMEGSFGVHKTAYGLNKIKVKGEKREMIHVFFAVMMANAVKISKRKSEQAPLLQAA; this is translated from the coding sequence ATGAGAGATCAACAGCTTTTCCAACCACAAGATTACTTAACTCCAAAATGGTATTTATTTAAGAGTAGTAAATTGGGTAATGTTTATGATAGCATCCCTTGGGAACAACTTTCTGCATGTCTGCCTAAGAAAAATAAAGGCCCTGGTGCTCCTAGCTGGTTTTCGCCTCAGGGCATGTTTGGCTTAATGTTTCTAAAAGCCTATTTAAACCTGAGTGATGAAAAGCTCATAGCACGCTTTAATACCGATTGGAGCCTTCAGCTATTTTGCAATAAATTGCTACAGGATCATCAAAAGATTAAGGATAAGGCCATTTTAAGTCGAATCAGGACGTATATGGCGGACCATACTGATTGGCAACAACTTCAAGAGGTACTACTCCAACACTGGAAAACAGACATGCATAATACGCATGTGCTCTTAATGGATGCTACTTGTTATGAGAGTTATATTCGTTTTCCTACCGATGTTAAGCTGCTCTGGGAGAGCTGCCAATGGGTGTTTGAAAAGCAGCTTTACAGATACTGTAAAATATTAGGAGTAAAACGACCTGGCTCCAAATATATAGATCAAAAGCGCATGCAGATGTCTTATGATCGTAGTCGTAAAAAGACATATAAAGCTGGTCGCAAGCGTAAAAAGTCATTGATATATCTACTATCCAAAGGATTGGGGCAACTGCAATGCCTACTTAACGAAAATCCACAAATACAGCTTCACTTACATGAGAGAACATATCTAAAAACTATAAAGAAGATAATCGAGCAACAGCAATTCTTGCAGCAGCATCCAGCTAAAGAATTGAAAAACAGGATTGTATCACTTCCCAAGGCTTATGTTAGGCCGATAGTGCGAGGTAAAGAAGCTAAAAGGGTTGAGTTCGGAATGAAGGCACACCTGCTTCAGGTGGATGGTATCTGCTTTATCGATACCATGGAGTTCCGCGCTTTTAATGAAAGTACCAGACTGAAATTAAGTAGTTTAAAACATAGATCGATATTTGGCTCACTTCATCAACTAGGAGCAGATCGCATTTACGCCACCAACAAAAACAGGAAGTATTTAACAGAAAAGAAGATATTTACCTGCTTTCCAAAGAAAGGTCCTAAAGTAAACAACCCTGCTGAAAGCCAACTCAGAAGTCTCATCTCTAGCCAAAGAGCCACGGTGATGGAGGGAAGTTTTGGCGTGCATAAAACAGCTTATGGCCTCAATAAGATCAAGGTTAAAGGAGAAAAACGAGAAATGATACACGTTTTTTTCGCAGTTATGATGGCCAATGCCGTTAAGATCAGCAAAAGGAAATCAGAACAAGCCCCTCTACTTCAGGCCGCCTAA